From Gimesia panareensis, the proteins below share one genomic window:
- a CDS encoding PIG-L deacetylase family protein produces the protein MADQTLRILVFGAHPDDCDIKAGGTAALYQQAGHAVKFVSVTNGESGHQRLSGEELAEIRRAEAAAAGRALGIEYEVLNNRDGYLQPTIEARFEIIRLIRNFQPDLILTHRPNDYHPDHRYTSQLVCDAAYMVTVPPIVPDVPALRENPVIAYLSDHFTRPYPFSPTVVVDIEPVWDRVIDALDCHSSQFYDWLAYNHFYEDEVPADHAERKVWLSGKMKDRIGPLADRYRDLVVETYGPQRGNEIQLIDAFEPCEYGSPLTCENVKTLFPFRP, from the coding sequence ATGGCTGATCAAACATTGCGAATCCTGGTATTTGGAGCTCATCCCGACGATTGTGACATCAAAGCGGGGGGCACCGCGGCCCTGTATCAGCAGGCCGGTCATGCCGTGAAGTTTGTGAGCGTCACGAATGGCGAATCCGGGCACCAAAGGCTCTCGGGCGAAGAATTAGCCGAAATTCGCCGCGCAGAAGCGGCCGCAGCCGGCCGGGCGCTGGGAATCGAATATGAAGTGCTCAATAACCGTGATGGTTACCTGCAGCCGACGATCGAAGCCCGTTTTGAAATCATTCGGCTGATTCGCAATTTTCAGCCCGATCTGATCCTGACGCACCGCCCCAACGACTATCACCCTGATCATCGATATACGTCGCAACTGGTGTGCGATGCCGCCTATATGGTGACCGTGCCGCCGATCGTACCCGACGTCCCTGCCCTGCGGGAGAACCCGGTGATCGCCTACCTGTCCGATCATTTTACGCGCCCGTACCCGTTTTCTCCGACCGTGGTCGTGGATATCGAACCGGTCTGGGATCGCGTGATCGACGCCCTCGATTGCCACAGCAGCCAGTTTTATGACTGGCTGGCTTACAACCACTTCTACGAAGATGAGGTTCCCGCCGATCACGCGGAACGGAAAGTCTGGTTGAGTGGAAAAATGAAAGACCGCATTGGCCCCCTGGCGGACCGTTATCGAGATCTGGTCGTCGAGACCTACGGCCCTCAACGGGGCAATGAGATTCAGCTGATCGATGCCTTCGAACCCTGTGAGTATGGCTCTCCCCTGACCTGTGAGAACGTCAAAACCCTGTTTCCGTTTCGTCCCTGA
- a CDS encoding CPBP family intramembrane glutamic endopeptidase, translating into MAAPENPPSDDTEPEAFQAENAPTDSSDSPIFGPQTDELALELDQFLDDALQTAQREASGNHSDLSSRNVLPPGPGLLESVAWMFGVFGAHFLGIMLFLICAVIYLIATSSVGQNPDTVRKGITSFVETHPLEAAGVEQAVFLLIGLVAVGLRLGKRPLEKLNLQPFAMTTGILLFICVLPLALLSGEFYRIAFEGWSLFADQIPILQRFNEMQTMEIVKDMAENNSLWSLVLVIAVFPAIGEELIFRGMIGRGLIARWGLVPGIVITSIMFGIVHTHPAHIIAVIPLGMFMHYVYYVTRSFWAPILVHFMNNAFAVTMAKMATQLPESAASLGDETQPVHPVILVSAALFMVVVCVQLWNTRVKYVTSQGEEWTPGYTSTERPPANVPVTMQREKAPAVIYAAVALLFLIFMVALGAFSPGQA; encoded by the coding sequence ATGGCAGCTCCTGAAAACCCCCCGTCCGATGACACTGAACCAGAGGCTTTCCAGGCTGAAAATGCTCCGACAGACTCCTCTGATTCTCCTATCTTCGGTCCGCAGACTGATGAACTGGCTCTAGAGTTGGATCAGTTTCTGGACGATGCGCTACAGACGGCTCAACGGGAAGCCTCAGGAAACCACTCTGACCTGAGTTCCAGAAATGTATTGCCTCCTGGACCTGGATTGCTGGAGTCGGTCGCCTGGATGTTTGGCGTCTTCGGTGCCCATTTCCTGGGAATCATGCTCTTTCTGATCTGTGCGGTGATTTATTTAATCGCGACGTCCAGTGTCGGCCAGAATCCTGATACGGTTCGCAAAGGGATTACCTCTTTTGTCGAAACCCATCCCCTGGAAGCAGCGGGAGTCGAACAGGCGGTGTTCCTTCTGATTGGCCTGGTTGCCGTTGGTCTGCGTCTGGGAAAACGCCCGCTGGAGAAACTCAATCTGCAGCCCTTTGCGATGACAACGGGAATACTGCTGTTTATCTGCGTTCTGCCGCTGGCCCTGCTGTCAGGGGAGTTCTATCGCATTGCATTTGAAGGCTGGAGTCTCTTTGCCGATCAGATTCCCATTCTGCAGCGTTTCAATGAAATGCAGACGATGGAAATCGTAAAGGATATGGCGGAGAACAATTCACTGTGGTCGCTGGTCCTGGTCATCGCTGTCTTTCCTGCGATTGGGGAAGAACTCATATTTCGCGGCATGATTGGACGCGGTTTAATCGCCCGCTGGGGGCTGGTTCCCGGGATTGTGATCACGTCGATCATGTTCGGGATCGTGCACACTCATCCCGCGCATATCATCGCGGTGATCCCCCTGGGCATGTTCATGCATTATGTGTATTACGTGACCCGTAGTTTCTGGGCTCCCATCCTGGTCCACTTCATGAACAACGCCTTTGCCGTGACGATGGCGAAGATGGCCACCCAACTGCCCGAAAGCGCTGCCAGCCTGGGAGACGAAACTCAGCCGGTCCATCCGGTGATCCTGGTATCTGCGGCACTGTTCATGGTCGTGGTCTGTGTCCAGTTGTGGAATACGCGGGTGAAATATGTCACTTCCCAGGGCGAAGAATGGACTCCGGGATATACTTCGACAGAGAGGCCTCCCGCGAATGTTCCGGTCACCATGCAAAGAGAGAAGGCACCTGCAGTGATCTACGCAGCAGTGGCATTGCTGTTCCTCATTTTCATGGTGGCACTGGGGGCCTTCAGCCCGGGACAGGCCTGA
- a CDS encoding c-type cytochrome, producing MRTLCFIFSMLLPATIAVSTLSAAEPSAERGYQLLTGKTYLPPDFDQAVFDDLWKVWPEEQRKQAESATLAERRQMIFDYYGIMQKPGSKSDPLGYVVTDEQKWVMNCFACHSGKVDGKVIPGAPNSHIALHTLTEDVSKIKLQQLKKLSHLDLASVGIPLGTTHGTTNAVIFGVVLDSLRDGDMNFDKSRPIPELLHHDMDPPPWWNVKRKQKIYSDAFMTKNHRVLMQFILIPRNNAKQVKQWEADFADILAYIESLEPPRYKWLIDEQLAGKGRALFEAHCARCHGTYGDNPDYPEKIVPLAELKTDPVRHKALPPSYRAALNQSWLSRYGKDPVLEDPAGYVAPPLNGIWASAPYFHNGSVPTLWHVLHPESRPLVWKRTVNGYDVNRVGLEIESVPRLPAPLSPVEQRRYFDTTKFGKSAAGHNYPNELDESQKRAVLEYLKTL from the coding sequence ATGCGCACACTCTGTTTTATATTTTCGATGCTGTTACCGGCTACGATTGCTGTCAGCACGCTGTCTGCGGCTGAACCGTCTGCGGAACGGGGATACCAGTTGCTGACCGGAAAAACGTATCTGCCTCCCGATTTCGATCAGGCCGTCTTCGACGATCTCTGGAAGGTCTGGCCCGAAGAACAGCGCAAGCAGGCCGAATCAGCCACACTGGCAGAACGTCGCCAGATGATTTTCGATTATTACGGAATCATGCAGAAGCCCGGTTCGAAATCAGATCCCCTCGGCTATGTCGTGACTGACGAACAGAAATGGGTCATGAACTGCTTCGCCTGCCATAGCGGCAAGGTGGACGGCAAAGTCATTCCCGGTGCTCCCAACAGTCACATCGCTCTGCACACCCTGACCGAGGATGTGAGTAAAATCAAACTGCAACAGTTGAAAAAACTGAGCCATCTGGATCTGGCATCGGTCGGGATTCCCCTGGGAACGACGCATGGCACCACGAATGCAGTGATTTTCGGTGTTGTCCTCGATTCACTGCGGGACGGCGATATGAACTTCGACAAGAGCCGCCCGATTCCGGAACTGCTGCACCACGACATGGATCCCCCGCCCTGGTGGAACGTCAAACGCAAACAGAAAATCTATTCCGACGCGTTCATGACCAAAAATCACCGCGTGCTGATGCAGTTCATCCTGATTCCCCGCAACAATGCAAAACAGGTCAAGCAGTGGGAAGCCGACTTCGCTGATATCCTGGCCTATATCGAATCACTGGAGCCTCCCCGCTACAAGTGGCTCATTGATGAGCAGTTGGCTGGTAAAGGTCGTGCGCTCTTTGAAGCACACTGTGCTCGCTGCCACGGAACCTATGGGGACAATCCAGACTACCCCGAAAAGATCGTGCCGCTGGCGGAGCTGAAAACCGATCCGGTGCGTCATAAAGCCCTGCCTCCCAGTTACCGGGCTGCTTTGAATCAGAGTTGGCTATCCCGCTATGGCAAGGATCCGGTTCTGGAAGATCCCGCGGGTTATGTGGCCCCGCCCCTGAATGGGATCTGGGCTTCCGCGCCGTATTTCCATAATGGTTCGGTTCCCACGCTCTGGCATGTGCTCCATCCGGAATCGCGCCCCTTGGTCTGGAAACGGACCGTGAACGGTTACGACGTCAACCGCGTCGGGCTGGAGATCGAAAGCGTTCCCCGGCTCCCGGCTCCACTTTCGCCGGTCGAACAGCGACGCTACTTCGATACGACGAAATTCGGTAAATCGGCTGCGGGGCACAATTATCCCAACGAACTGGATGAGTCACAAAAGCGGGCGGTGCTGGAGTACCTGAAGACGCTCTGA
- a CDS encoding serine/threonine protein kinase encodes MSPQPESDSGAEQKQRQLQYCANCNSTYFQQAGREHCPVCGAHVDDVSIADLQETIVIQEVEQPGVSTASPATAEDDPIAGTDLHVYRCQSLLGRGGMGMVYLATHRDLGRQCALKILLPHLSDRDPEYVERFIHEGRAVATLNHPNIVTAHAIGEERGYRFLEMELITGRALSHVIRDDGPLTPLHATSLIAQIASGLGTAHAKGIIHQDLKLENILLSGAGVPKIADFGLAKRISAEEGGTHQHNLAGTPNYMAPELFQGGLATATSDVYSLGVCFFVLLTGQLPHRAENFNALIQEVVSKPAPSVRDLRPDIPLEISECVSLMLDKSPANRFQNGYMASLFLNAILGQVQNIEAMLHEAFGNNRKVSWKRNGHQYILEVKQSERRKQTVIIEPSEHQLHERLLLIYSTCCDAQPEYYEEALRLNAELSHGGISIREVNGESKFVMVDTFPRSSVDAEDIRKSVMAVAHHADEIEEKLTGRDLH; translated from the coding sequence ATGTCACCCCAACCTGAATCCGATTCCGGTGCCGAGCAAAAGCAGCGACAGTTGCAGTATTGTGCAAACTGTAACTCCACCTACTTTCAGCAGGCAGGCCGGGAACACTGTCCCGTCTGCGGAGCGCATGTGGACGATGTTTCGATTGCGGATTTACAGGAAACGATCGTTATCCAGGAAGTAGAGCAGCCGGGGGTTTCAACAGCATCACCAGCGACTGCAGAGGACGATCCGATCGCAGGGACTGATCTGCACGTCTATCGCTGCCAGTCACTTTTAGGCCGGGGAGGCATGGGCATGGTTTACCTGGCCACCCATCGCGATCTGGGACGCCAGTGTGCGTTAAAGATTCTGTTGCCGCATCTGTCAGACCGTGATCCCGAATACGTTGAGCGATTTATCCATGAAGGTCGTGCCGTCGCGACTTTGAATCATCCCAATATCGTTACAGCGCATGCGATCGGCGAAGAACGCGGCTACCGCTTTCTGGAAATGGAACTGATCACCGGCCGTGCGTTGAGCCATGTGATTCGTGATGATGGTCCACTCACTCCCCTGCACGCTACGTCGCTGATCGCCCAGATCGCCTCTGGACTGGGAACGGCACACGCCAAGGGGATCATTCATCAGGACTTGAAACTGGAGAACATTCTTTTAAGCGGCGCGGGGGTTCCTAAAATTGCCGACTTTGGACTGGCCAAACGGATTTCTGCTGAAGAAGGGGGAACGCACCAGCACAATCTGGCCGGCACTCCGAACTATATGGCTCCGGAACTGTTTCAGGGAGGACTGGCAACCGCGACCTCGGATGTGTATTCGCTGGGGGTCTGCTTTTTTGTCCTGCTCACAGGACAGTTGCCTCACCGTGCCGAAAACTTCAATGCCCTGATCCAGGAAGTTGTCTCGAAGCCTGCTCCCAGTGTGCGCGACCTGCGGCCTGATATTCCACTGGAAATCTCGGAATGCGTCTCTTTGATGCTGGATAAGAGCCCGGCGAACCGGTTTCAGAACGGGTACATGGCGTCGCTGTTCCTGAATGCCATCCTGGGACAGGTGCAGAATATCGAGGCGATGCTGCACGAGGCCTTTGGCAATAATCGCAAGGTGTCCTGGAAACGAAACGGCCATCAGTACATTCTCGAAGTCAAACAATCGGAACGCCGAAAACAGACCGTGATCATTGAACCCAGCGAACATCAACTGCACGAACGCCTGCTGTTGATCTACAGCACCTGTTGTGATGCCCAGCCGGAGTATTACGAAGAAGCCCTCCGGTTGAACGCCGAGCTTTCTCATGGGGGCATCTCCATTCGTGAGGTCAACGGGGAATCGAAATTTGTCATGGTGGATACGTTCCCCCGTTCGTCCGTTGACGCAGAAGACATTCGCAAAAGTGTGATGGCAGTCGCTCACCACGCGGATGAAATCGAAGAAAAACTGACCGGCCGTGATCTGCACTGA